One genomic window of Comamonas serinivorans includes the following:
- a CDS encoding SemiSWEET transporter, with amino-acid sequence MDGLDVLGLVATCFTTSSFVPQVVRTWRTRDVSGISLPTYLIITVGLALWLVYGLLRGDLPLTVANAVMVVLTGAITVMKVRFSKADAVDGP; translated from the coding sequence ATGGACGGATTGGATGTGCTGGGCCTGGTGGCCACGTGCTTCACCACCTCGTCGTTCGTGCCCCAGGTGGTCCGCACCTGGCGCACCCGCGATGTCTCGGGCATTTCGCTGCCCACCTACCTCATCATCACCGTGGGCCTGGCCCTGTGGCTGGTCTACGGGCTGCTGCGGGGTGACCTGCCGCTGACCGTGGCCAATGCCGTCATGGTGGTGCTGACGGGGGCGATCACGGTGATGAAGGTGCGCTTTTCCAAGGCCGATGCAGTGGATGGGCCCTGA
- a CDS encoding PaaI family thioesterase translates to MDLQVLQARIAPMFPGTMGVQLTSVAPDRVVATLKVLPQLCTAGEILHGGAYMAFADALGAIGTVVNLQPGQKTTTTDSSTKFIAGAKVGTTVTGESVALHRGRTTQVWQTSIRNEQGKLCAVVTQTQLIMAAG, encoded by the coding sequence ATGGATCTGCAAGTCCTGCAAGCCCGCATCGCCCCCATGTTCCCCGGCACCATGGGGGTGCAGCTCACCTCGGTGGCGCCCGATCGCGTCGTCGCCACCCTGAAGGTGCTGCCCCAGCTGTGCACGGCCGGCGAGATCCTGCATGGCGGCGCCTACATGGCCTTTGCCGACGCGCTGGGCGCCATCGGCACGGTGGTGAACCTGCAGCCTGGCCAGAAGACCACCACCACCGACTCCAGCACCAAGTTCATCGCCGGGGCCAAGGTGGGCACCACGGTGACGGGCGAAAGCGTGGCGCTGCACCGCGGCCGCACCACGCAGGTCTGGCAGACCAGCATCCGCAACGAGCAAGGCAAGCTCTGCGCCGTGGTGACGCAAACCCAGCTCATCATGGCCGCCGGCTGA
- a CDS encoding VOC family protein gives MNTSSSRAPWTRIRQICLAAPQLEPAVQALQRTLGLQVAYRDPAVGKYGLENAVLPIGPGQFLEVVAPTRPDTAVGRFLARAASPDQLGAYMLICDCEDPAAARARADSLGIRVVNDYQYPDYHGVQLHPRDTGAVMIEFNATPGGEPLSGPYHPAGHDWQAAVTTASGGITAVRVQASDPAAMAQRWAALFGQPAQADAAGGFVIALALGRIEIGPLLGGTQDRLSEIVLSHAPANHGAAQTLCGLRVSV, from the coding sequence ATGAACACCTCATCTTCCCGCGCGCCCTGGACACGCATCCGGCAGATCTGCCTGGCCGCGCCGCAGCTGGAGCCCGCTGTACAGGCCCTGCAGCGCACGCTGGGCCTGCAGGTGGCCTACCGCGACCCGGCGGTGGGCAAGTACGGCCTGGAAAATGCCGTGCTGCCGATCGGCCCCGGCCAGTTCCTCGAAGTCGTCGCGCCGACCCGGCCCGACACGGCCGTCGGCCGCTTTCTGGCGCGCGCGGCCAGCCCCGACCAACTGGGCGCCTACATGCTGATCTGCGACTGCGAGGACCCTGCGGCAGCGCGGGCGCGGGCGGACAGCCTGGGCATCCGCGTCGTCAACGACTACCAGTACCCGGACTACCACGGCGTGCAACTGCACCCGCGCGACACCGGCGCCGTGATGATCGAGTTCAACGCCACGCCTGGGGGCGAACCGCTCAGCGGCCCTTACCACCCGGCGGGGCACGACTGGCAGGCGGCCGTCACCACGGCCAGCGGCGGCATCACGGCCGTGCGCGTGCAGGCCAGCGACCCGGCCGCCATGGCGCAGCGCTGGGCGGCCCTGTTCGGCCAGCCCGCACAGGCGGACGCGGCTGGCGGCTTCGTCATCGCGTTGGCCCTGGGCCGCATCGAGATCGGGCCACTGCTCGGTGGCACGCAGGACCGCCTGAGCGAGATCGTGCTGAGCCACGCGCCCGCGAACCACGGCGCCGCGCAAACCCTGTGCGGCCTGCGCGTGTCGGTGTGA
- a CDS encoding enoyl-CoA hydratase, producing the protein MSEVLTQTLENGVLTLTMNRPEVRNALNDEMGRLLTESLQAAAENPDVRVVVLTGAGQAFCSGGDVKSMAANPGRGATPDGRVRSLRRRADATRLLHEMNKPTVAVIRGAAAGAGLALALGCDFRLALPDAKMTTAFGKVGLAGDYGMSYFLPRLVGGAKARELLMLSPLLTAKDALALNLVTRVFEGAEFEAKVAEFVNALASGPTITYGYMKDNLNDAMNGSLTASIEGEAQRQVRCMATADHAEASKAFVEKRAPVFKGE; encoded by the coding sequence ATGTCTGAAGTCCTGACGCAAACCCTCGAAAACGGCGTGTTGACCCTGACCATGAACCGTCCCGAGGTGCGCAACGCCCTGAACGACGAGATGGGCCGCCTGCTGACCGAGTCGCTGCAAGCCGCCGCCGAGAACCCGGACGTGCGCGTGGTCGTGCTGACCGGCGCCGGTCAGGCCTTCTGCTCGGGCGGCGACGTCAAGTCCATGGCCGCCAACCCCGGCCGCGGCGCCACCCCCGACGGCCGCGTGCGCAGCCTGCGCCGCCGCGCCGATGCCACGCGCCTGCTGCACGAGATGAACAAGCCCACGGTGGCCGTCATCCGCGGTGCCGCCGCCGGCGCCGGCCTGGCCCTGGCCCTGGGCTGCGACTTCCGCCTGGCCCTGCCCGACGCCAAGATGACCACCGCCTTCGGCAAGGTCGGCCTGGCCGGCGACTACGGCATGTCCTACTTCCTGCCGCGCCTGGTCGGCGGCGCCAAGGCCCGCGAGCTGCTGATGCTGAGCCCGCTGCTCACGGCCAAGGACGCGCTGGCGCTGAACCTCGTCACCCGCGTGTTCGAGGGCGCCGAGTTCGAAGCCAAGGTGGCCGAGTTCGTGAACGCCCTGGCCAGCGGCCCGACCATCACCTACGGCTACATGAAGGACAACCTGAACGACGCCATGAACGGCAGCCTGACGGCGTCCATCGAAGGCGAAGCCCAGCGCCAGGTGCGCTGCATGGCCACCGCCGACCACGCCGAGGCCAGCAAGGCCTTTGTCGAAAAGCGCGCCCCGGTGTTCAAAGGCGAGTGA
- a CDS encoding Bug family tripartite tricarboxylate transporter substrate binding protein: protein MHAWRQGAARRRALAWLAAAPLVGSLALATPALADPAKWPGTKPITLVVPFPPGGTSDVIGRQLAKQLGEALKATVVVENKPGASTSVGATQVARAPKDGYTLLLSSGSTFTTTPHLMPVSYKLADFAPLGTVATVPFAFVVKKDFPAKTVAEFVALAKAKPGSINNATNGQGSLVHLLGELIASETGTQLTQVHYKGAAPATMDMIGGVVDTNVEALTSALPNVQAGKYRAIAVLSEQRQPSLPDVPTFKELGWPKVVGETWYGVSAPVGTPAPVLATLGQALQQVVASKEFGQAMQRSGNVALPGSADAMRKTAQSESAKWGALIQRLNIRLE from the coding sequence ATGCACGCATGGAGACAAGGCGCCGCGCGCCGCCGGGCCCTGGCCTGGCTGGCCGCAGCCCCCCTGGTCGGCAGCCTGGCGCTGGCGACACCCGCACTGGCCGACCCCGCCAAGTGGCCCGGCACCAAGCCCATCACCCTGGTCGTGCCCTTTCCCCCGGGCGGCACCAGCGACGTGATCGGCCGCCAGCTGGCCAAGCAGCTGGGCGAGGCCCTGAAAGCCACCGTGGTGGTCGAGAACAAGCCCGGCGCCTCGACCAGCGTGGGCGCCACCCAGGTGGCACGCGCGCCCAAGGACGGCTACACGCTGCTGCTCTCGTCGGGCAGCACCTTCACCACCACGCCGCACCTGATGCCGGTGAGCTACAAGCTGGCCGACTTCGCCCCGCTGGGCACCGTGGCCACCGTGCCCTTCGCCTTCGTGGTGAAAAAGGATTTCCCGGCCAAGACCGTGGCCGAATTCGTGGCGCTGGCCAAGGCCAAGCCCGGCAGCATCAACAACGCCACCAACGGCCAAGGCAGCCTGGTGCACCTGCTGGGCGAGCTCATCGCCAGCGAAACCGGCACGCAGCTGACCCAGGTGCACTACAAGGGCGCCGCACCCGCCACCATGGACATGATCGGCGGCGTGGTGGACACCAACGTCGAGGCGCTGACCAGCGCCCTCCCCAACGTGCAGGCCGGCAAGTACCGCGCCATCGCCGTGCTCAGCGAGCAGCGCCAGCCCAGCCTGCCCGATGTGCCCACCTTCAAGGAACTGGGTTGGCCCAAGGTGGTCGGCGAGACCTGGTACGGCGTGTCCGCCCCCGTCGGCACGCCGGCCCCGGTGCTGGCCACGCTCGGCCAGGCCCTGCAGCAGGTCGTCGCCTCCAAGGAGTTCGGCCAGGCCATGCAGCGCTCGGGCAACGTCGCCCTGCCCGGCTCGGCCGACGCCATGCGCAAGACCGCCCAGAGCGAAAGCGCCAAGTGGGGCGCCCTGATCCAGCGCCTGAACATCCGCCTGGAATGA
- a CDS encoding DUF6622 family protein, with product MTPTTVLTHTPAWVFAVLAALLWLGARQAVPHRLRWRRVVALAAVFTALSALGVVRKLGAGVVGDWAALVWALGWLASSVWVARRALPAGVRFDPRARAFVMPGSPWPLVAMLGVFGLNFALAAGAAVHAGWLQSLPVALLLAASLGAFSGWWVGRAWALSRQMQQARHAVGRGQPAI from the coding sequence ATGACACCGACCACTGTGCTGACCCACACGCCCGCCTGGGTGTTTGCCGTGCTGGCGGCCTTGCTGTGGCTGGGCGCGCGCCAGGCGGTGCCGCACCGCCTGCGCTGGCGCCGGGTGGTGGCGCTGGCGGCGGTCTTCACGGCCCTCAGCGCCCTGGGCGTGGTGCGCAAGCTCGGTGCGGGCGTGGTGGGCGATTGGGCCGCCCTGGTCTGGGCGCTGGGCTGGCTGGCCAGCAGCGTGTGGGTGGCGCGCCGGGCCTTGCCGGCTGGCGTGCGCTTCGACCCGCGTGCGCGGGCCTTCGTCATGCCGGGCTCGCCCTGGCCGCTGGTGGCCATGCTGGGCGTGTTCGGCCTCAACTTTGCGCTGGCCGCGGGCGCTGCCGTGCACGCCGGCTGGCTGCAATCGCTGCCCGTGGCCTTGCTGCTGGCGGCCAGCCTGGGCGCCTTCAGCGGCTGGTGGGTGGGGCGCGCCTGGGCCCTGTCGCGACAGATGCAGCAGGCGCGGCACGCGGTGGGCCGCGGTCAGCCGGCGATCTGA
- a CDS encoding sensor histidine kinase, with protein MATPVHVYNARSPRELLRSASWVLGFSSVLALFTFRLAPQHRFVEHWTLALTVGACYWLASVALTYVPLAWKPRADEFWASSRRGRRWLLLVVVAKLLACVLGTWLGSLLSGIDLWSGSREARMGLVLALLTGVVGTQLMMAKSRARALQVQLAETERDAARAHLRLLQAQLEPHMLFNTLANLRALVRLDADRAEQMIDHLNRFLRASLSASQRDEHALADELARLQDYLALMQVRMGPRLAVVVDVPEALRTLPVPVLILQPLVENAIRHGLEPQVQGGTIWLIARRVGLADGGAQLQLSVCDDGPGLPEAEPQPADPAAGRLHAGGLGLTHVRERLTRLHGPAAHLHLGPRGPLQADAQVPGCPPLAPTGTCARVDLPLPPDVPVETPSCPLR; from the coding sequence ATGGCTACACCGGTTCACGTCTACAACGCCCGTTCGCCGCGCGAGCTGCTGCGCAGCGCGAGCTGGGTGTTGGGCTTCAGCAGTGTGCTGGCGCTGTTCACCTTTCGGCTGGCGCCGCAGCACCGCTTCGTGGAGCACTGGACCCTGGCGCTGACCGTGGGCGCCTGCTACTGGCTGGCCAGCGTGGCCCTCACCTACGTGCCGCTGGCCTGGAAGCCGCGGGCCGACGAGTTCTGGGCCAGCAGCCGGCGCGGCCGCCGCTGGCTGCTGCTGGTGGTCGTGGCCAAGCTGCTGGCCTGTGTGCTGGGCACCTGGCTGGGCAGCCTGCTGTCGGGCATCGACCTGTGGTCGGGCAGCCGCGAGGCGCGCATGGGCCTGGTGCTGGCGCTGCTCACCGGCGTCGTGGGCACGCAGCTGATGATGGCCAAGAGCCGGGCGCGGGCCCTGCAGGTGCAGCTGGCCGAAACCGAGCGCGATGCGGCCCGCGCCCATCTGCGCCTGCTGCAGGCCCAGCTCGAGCCGCACATGCTGTTCAACACCCTGGCGAATCTGCGCGCGCTGGTGCGGCTGGATGCCGACCGCGCCGAACAGATGATCGACCACCTGAACCGCTTCCTGCGTGCCAGCCTCAGCGCCTCGCAGCGCGACGAGCACGCGCTGGCCGACGAGCTGGCGCGCCTGCAGGACTACCTGGCCCTGATGCAGGTGCGCATGGGGCCGCGCCTGGCCGTGGTGGTCGACGTGCCCGAGGCGCTGCGCACCCTGCCCGTGCCCGTGCTGATCCTGCAGCCGCTGGTCGAGAACGCCATTCGCCACGGCCTGGAGCCGCAGGTGCAGGGCGGCACCATCTGGCTGATCGCACGCCGGGTGGGCTTGGCCGACGGTGGCGCGCAGCTGCAGCTCAGCGTCTGCGACGACGGCCCGGGCCTGCCCGAGGCCGAGCCGCAGCCGGCCGACCCGGCCGCGGGCCGCCTGCATGCGGGCGGCCTGGGCCTCACCCACGTGCGCGAGCGGCTGACGCGCCTGCACGGCCCGGCCGCCCACCTTCACCTGGGGCCTCGCGGGCCGCTTCAGGCCGACGCGCAGGTGCCGGGTTGTCCCCCGCTTGCGCCGACCGGCACCTGTGCCCGCGTCGACCTGCCCCTGCCCCCTGATGTCCCTGTGGAAACCCCCTCATGCCCACTGCGCTGA
- a CDS encoding LytR/AlgR family response regulator transcription factor, protein MPTALIADDEPLLAQALQAELSRLWPELQVLASVGDGLSAAREALRLQPQVVFLDIRMPGQDGLAAAAQIADEWPEDAGPLPALVFVTAYEQHAVQAFDAQALDYVLKPMDRARLMQTVQRLQQQLARVAGEAGLGQPTVGAALAGGTAAPAAADPVAQWQALLQAAGAALQPAQATPRLRFIQAAGVGGHELHLVSVDQVLYFEAADKYVRVITRGADDGEPGPEYLIRTPLRQLLAQLPDDLFWQVQRGLLVRADAIARVQREESGKLWLQLRGRPASERLPVGRLYAGLFKAM, encoded by the coding sequence ATGCCCACTGCGCTGATTGCCGACGACGAACCCCTGCTGGCCCAGGCCCTGCAGGCCGAGCTGAGCCGACTCTGGCCCGAGCTGCAGGTGCTGGCCAGCGTGGGCGATGGCCTGAGCGCGGCGCGCGAGGCCTTGCGCCTGCAGCCCCAGGTGGTGTTCCTGGACATCCGCATGCCGGGCCAGGATGGCCTGGCCGCGGCGGCCCAGATCGCCGACGAATGGCCCGAGGACGCCGGGCCCCTGCCGGCGCTGGTCTTCGTCACCGCGTACGAGCAGCACGCGGTGCAGGCCTTCGACGCCCAAGCCCTGGACTACGTGCTCAAGCCCATGGACCGCGCGCGGCTCATGCAGACCGTGCAGCGCCTGCAGCAGCAGCTGGCGCGCGTGGCGGGTGAGGCCGGCCTTGGCCAGCCCACAGTGGGCGCTGCGCTGGCCGGCGGGACCGCGGCGCCTGCGGCGGCCGACCCGGTGGCGCAGTGGCAGGCGCTGCTGCAGGCGGCCGGGGCCGCGCTGCAGCCCGCACAGGCCACACCGCGGCTGCGCTTCATCCAGGCGGCGGGCGTGGGGGGCCACGAGCTGCACCTGGTGTCCGTGGACCAGGTGCTGTATTTCGAGGCAGCGGACAAGTACGTGCGCGTGATCACGCGTGGGGCGGACGACGGCGAGCCGGGCCCGGAGTACCTGATCCGCACGCCGCTGCGTCAGCTGCTGGCCCAGCTGCCCGACGACCTGTTCTGGCAGGTGCAGCGCGGCCTGCTGGTGCGGGCCGACGCCATCGCCCGCGTGCAGCGCGAAGAGAGCGGCAAGCTCTGGCTGCAGCTGCGGGGACGCCCCGCCAGCGAGCGCCTGCCCGTGGGGCGGTTGTACGCAGGCTTGTTCAAAGCCATGTGA
- a CDS encoding CHAD domain-containing protein, whose translation MEIEFKFCVPPDRLPALRQALATGSTRLRLQATYFDTPDARLAAAHAALRVRRETPVVSSSPPGRQGRSRRDRSTHDASAGHWIQTAKALAQGPLVRLEDNVDLGRAQGDAVPAPDWRRHADTPVGERLAHLLGEAPLQATYGTDITRLAHRLQQGDTVVELALDEGHIQAGAATGTRPAAPRGGQRRAAAAPAASAAGDPAGAAHTLAVQELEIELVSGNVADLAAVATHWVAAHGLWIDTRSKAERGEQLVRGSEPWPVVKASRLTAPAGAARRKGWQWQTLALANGLDHLLPNLQALAAGQGRVDHVHQARVALRRLRVVLREFGPLHAQGWDPDGAWTQALTTSFRELGEVRDRQVLQDLPEPLQHALAARGLPVPASAASPADAPALIAAARSGALQQVLVALLVRAAQAQPPAAPAAAKATGANDASGPADAAAAPATPDAKPLGHKASRLQLQARVQHLHQQLARAAKRWPTLDADARHAVRKRAKRLRYMLELAEPLLAPGDRSSATQRRYLRQLAEVQLALGAYTDALLAQHQADAQLASSATQVPPDTQAAYAAGYWLAVAQQRDAACQAPLKRLRKLKPF comes from the coding sequence ATGGAAATCGAATTCAAGTTCTGCGTCCCGCCCGATCGCCTGCCGGCCTTGCGCCAGGCCCTGGCGACCGGCAGCACCCGCCTGCGCCTGCAGGCCACCTACTTCGACACGCCCGACGCGCGCCTGGCCGCCGCCCATGCCGCGCTGCGCGTGCGGCGCGAAACCCCGGTCGTGTCGTCGTCGCCGCCCGGCCGCCAGGGCCGGTCGCGCCGAGACCGCAGCACGCACGACGCATCAGCCGGGCACTGGATCCAAACGGCCAAGGCCCTGGCGCAGGGCCCCCTGGTCCGGCTCGAGGACAACGTCGACCTGGGGCGGGCACAGGGCGACGCCGTGCCCGCGCCCGACTGGCGGCGCCATGCCGACACCCCGGTGGGCGAGCGCCTGGCCCACCTGCTGGGCGAGGCCCCGCTGCAGGCCACCTACGGCACGGACATCACGCGCCTGGCGCACCGCCTGCAACAGGGCGACACCGTGGTCGAGCTGGCGCTGGACGAAGGCCACATCCAGGCCGGCGCGGCGACCGGCACCCGCCCGGCTGCGCCGCGTGGCGGCCAACGGCGCGCCGCCGCTGCCCCGGCTGCGTCAGCCGCCGGTGACCCGGCCGGAGCGGCACACACGCTGGCCGTGCAGGAGCTGGAGATCGAGCTCGTCTCGGGTAACGTGGCCGACCTGGCCGCCGTCGCCACCCACTGGGTGGCCGCGCATGGCCTGTGGATCGACACCCGCTCCAAAGCCGAACGCGGCGAGCAACTCGTGCGCGGCAGCGAGCCCTGGCCCGTCGTCAAGGCCAGCCGCCTGACCGCCCCGGCCGGCGCTGCCCGTCGCAAGGGCTGGCAGTGGCAGACGCTGGCGCTGGCCAACGGGCTGGACCACTTGCTGCCCAACCTGCAGGCGCTGGCGGCCGGCCAGGGCCGCGTGGACCACGTGCACCAGGCGCGCGTGGCCCTGCGCCGCCTGCGCGTGGTGCTGCGTGAGTTCGGCCCGCTGCATGCCCAGGGCTGGGACCCCGACGGCGCATGGACGCAGGCCTTGACCACCAGCTTCCGCGAGCTGGGCGAGGTGCGCGACCGCCAGGTGCTGCAGGACCTGCCCGAGCCCTTGCAGCACGCCCTGGCGGCGCGCGGCCTGCCGGTGCCGGCGTCTGCCGCATCGCCCGCGGACGCGCCGGCGCTGATCGCCGCGGCCCGCAGCGGGGCGCTGCAACAGGTGTTGGTGGCGCTGCTGGTGCGCGCCGCCCAGGCGCAGCCGCCGGCCGCGCCTGCGGCAGCCAAGGCCACTGGCGCGAATGACGCATCAGGTCCGGCCGACGCCGCCGCAGCGCCGGCCACGCCAGACGCCAAGCCGCTGGGCCACAAGGCCAGTCGCTTGCAATTGCAGGCCCGTGTGCAACACCTGCACCAGCAACTGGCCCGTGCCGCCAAACGCTGGCCCACGCTCGACGCCGACGCCCGCCATGCCGTGCGCAAGCGCGCCAAGCGCCTGCGTTACATGCTGGAGCTGGCCGAGCCGCTGCTGGCCCCCGGCGACCGCTCGTCCGCCACCCAGCGGCGCTACCTGCGGCAACTGGCCGAGGTGCAGCTGGCCCTGGGGGCCTACACCGATGCCCTGCTGGCCCAGCACCAGGCTGATGCGCAGCTGGCCTCGAGCGCAACCCAGGTCCCGCCAGACACCCAGGCCGCCTACGCCGCCGGCTACTGGCTGGCCGTGGCGCAGCAGCGCGACGCGGCCTGCCAGGCGCCGCTGAAGCGCCTGCGCAAGCTCAAGCCTTTTTGA
- a CDS encoding RNA ligase family protein codes for MTTLAPSPCPQTEQPALLKYPRTPHLQGSRLQPGDEAADQTPWSALSGRFIVVEEKLDGANCAVSFDAAGQLGLQSRGHWLAVQRSGGRERQFNAFKQWARAHEAALLGVLEDRYVMYGEWLYAKHSVYYDALPHWFCEFDVYDRVQQRFLDTHARHALLRGLPVVSVPVLYAGAAPPRFAPIAALVGPSLARSAGWRAHLERTVAREQLDVAQCWRQTDRDEAGEGLYLKVEASGEVLARYKYVRPGFVQTILDSGSHHSTRPIVPNGLRAGVDLYAHAIDTRWPEPALQAVPASPDECDIGN; via the coding sequence ATGACGACCCTTGCCCCATCCCCATGTCCCCAGACCGAACAGCCTGCGCTGTTGAAGTACCCCCGCACCCCGCACCTGCAAGGCTCGCGCCTGCAGCCCGGTGATGAGGCCGCTGACCAGACGCCCTGGTCGGCCCTGAGCGGCCGCTTCATCGTGGTGGAGGAAAAGCTCGACGGCGCGAACTGCGCGGTGAGCTTCGACGCCGCCGGCCAGCTGGGCCTGCAGTCGCGTGGCCACTGGCTGGCCGTGCAGCGCAGCGGCGGCCGCGAGCGCCAGTTCAATGCCTTCAAGCAATGGGCACGCGCCCACGAGGCCGCGTTGCTCGGCGTGCTGGAAGACCGGTATGTCATGTACGGCGAGTGGCTGTATGCCAAGCACTCGGTGTACTACGACGCGCTGCCGCACTGGTTCTGCGAGTTCGACGTGTACGACCGTGTGCAACAGCGGTTTCTCGACACCCACGCCCGCCACGCCTTGCTGCGCGGCTTGCCCGTGGTGTCGGTGCCGGTGCTGTATGCGGGTGCGGCGCCGCCACGCTTCGCGCCCATCGCGGCCCTGGTCGGGCCCTCGCTGGCGCGCAGCGCCGGGTGGCGCGCGCACCTCGAGCGCACGGTGGCGCGCGAGCAACTCGATGTCGCGCAGTGCTGGCGGCAGACGGACCGCGACGAGGCCGGCGAAGGCCTGTACCTGAAGGTGGAGGCGAGCGGCGAAGTCCTGGCCCGCTACAAATACGTGCGGCCGGGCTTCGTGCAGACCATCCTCGACTCGGGCTCGCACCACAGCACGCGGCCCATCGTGCCCAACGGCTTGCGCGCCGGCGTCGATCTGTACGCCCACGCCATCGACACGCGCTGGCCAGAACCCGCCTTGCAGGCAGTACCTGCCAGTCCCGATGAATGTGACATCGGAAACTGA
- a CDS encoding AAA family ATPase, with the protein MSTWTDWLACVPAPGAPCEAAQTAAWLAAFPQLERAKTTPQDPVYHAEGDVWTHTQMVVNELVRHADYAALTAEERATVFTAAVLHDVAKCDTTRIDEQGRIRQPGHSRRGALDARIALWDMGAPVLQREAICRLIGVHQEPFFAIHGSRSGHDAEYLVRRLSWLADLHLLALLAEADMRGRICADAASVLDDIELFRELAKDEGCYRTPRAFADRHTALAYFRGAQVHPDYGLHHEPGARVTLMCGLPAAGKNTWVAEHRAGLPVVSFDDARTALGLRHGQNEGAVAHHAIDAAKAWLRGRRDFVWNATHLSDAMRRKSLDLCLAYGATVEVVHLEAPRATLLARNARRDTSLRNADLLAMLHKWEVPLPTEAHALSWWQADGRHARECVA; encoded by the coding sequence ATGTCCACCTGGACCGATTGGCTGGCCTGCGTGCCCGCCCCCGGCGCGCCCTGCGAGGCCGCCCAAACCGCCGCCTGGCTGGCGGCGTTTCCCCAGCTTGAGCGCGCCAAGACCACGCCGCAGGACCCCGTTTACCACGCCGAGGGCGATGTCTGGACGCACACGCAGATGGTGGTGAACGAGCTGGTCAGGCACGCCGACTACGCCGCGCTGACGGCCGAGGAGCGCGCGACCGTGTTCACCGCCGCGGTGCTGCACGACGTGGCCAAGTGCGACACCACGCGCATCGACGAGCAAGGCCGCATCCGCCAGCCCGGCCACTCGCGGCGCGGTGCGCTGGACGCGCGCATCGCGCTGTGGGACATGGGCGCGCCCGTGCTGCAGCGCGAGGCCATCTGCCGCCTGATCGGCGTGCACCAGGAGCCCTTCTTCGCCATCCACGGCTCGCGCAGCGGGCACGATGCCGAGTACCTGGTGCGCCGCCTGTCCTGGTTGGCCGACCTGCACCTGCTGGCGCTGCTGGCCGAGGCCGACATGCGGGGCCGCATCTGCGCCGACGCGGCCAGCGTGCTGGACGACATCGAGCTGTTCCGCGAGCTGGCCAAGGACGAGGGCTGCTACCGCACGCCCAGGGCGTTTGCCGACCGCCACACGGCGCTGGCCTACTTTCGCGGGGCGCAGGTGCACCCGGACTATGGCCTGCACCACGAGCCGGGCGCGCGCGTCACGCTGATGTGCGGGCTGCCGGCCGCGGGCAAGAACACCTGGGTGGCCGAGCACCGCGCGGGCCTGCCCGTGGTGTCGTTCGACGATGCGCGCACCGCGCTGGGCCTGCGCCATGGCCAGAACGAAGGCGCGGTGGCGCACCACGCCATCGATGCGGCCAAGGCCTGGCTGCGCGGCCGGCGCGATTTCGTCTGGAACGCCACGCACCTGAGCGATGCCATGCGGCGCAAGTCGCTGGACCTGTGCCTGGCCTATGGCGCGACGGTGGAGGTGGTGCACCTGGAGGCGCCGCGCGCCACCTTGCTGGCCCGCAATGCCCGGCGCGACACCAGCCTGCGCAACGCGGACCTGCTGGCCATGCTGCACAAGTGGGAGGTGCCCCTGCCGACCGAGGCGCATGCGCTGAGCTGGTGGCAGGCCGACGGGCGCCACGCGCGTGAGTGCGTGGCGTGA